From the genome of Planktothrix serta PCC 8927:
ATTGACGATCCAAAGTTTGCATCGTCAATTAAAAGCTCAAAACCTTCAACTTAAAGCCGAAATTCAAACCCGCGAACAACTTGAAGAAAAATTTTCTAAAGTCTTTTTAAATAGTCCAAATCCGATTTCATTAATAACCTATCCAGAGGGCTGTTTTTTAGATGTTAATCCGAGTTTTCTTCAGACCTTTGGTTATCAACGTTCTGAAATAATTGGTCAAAGAGAAGTTGACTTAAATCTGTGGGTCAATTCTGAAGATGAACACCTGTTAAAGCAACAATTTCAACGGGGAAAACCGATTCATAACCAAGTGATTCAGCAACGAACCCAAACGGGAAATATTAAAACGTTGTTATTATCAGCCGAATTAATTATATTAGAGCAAAAAACCTGTATTTTATCAATTATTAATGATATTAGTGAGTTAGAATCCGCTTTAAAAGAGCGTCAACAAGCCGAAGAAGCTTTAAGAAAAAGCGAAAAAAAATATCGAAATTTAGTTGAAACCTCTCACGATATTATTTGGTCAGTCAATTTAAAAGGGTGTTATACCTTTGTGAATCCGGTTGTTTATACCTTAATGGGATATGAACCGAAAGAAGTGATTGGCCGTCTATTTTCCCATTTTGTTCCTCTGGATCAAGTCTCTTATGTTCAAAGGGTATTTCAACCTATTTTAGCGGGTCAATCTTTAGTCCGACAGCACCTAATTAATGTCTCTAAAGACGGAAAATGGGTGCACTTGTTAGTTAATGCTTTTCCGGTTTATAATGCTCATGGAGATGTGATTGGAATAACAGGAACAGCATCGGATATTACCGAACAAAAAACAACGGAACGGGCCTTACAACTGATTGTAGAAGGAACCGCTTCAAAAACGGGTCAAGAGTTTTTTCGTTCCTGTGTTTACTATTTATCTGAAGTGTTACAAGTGCGCTATGCTGGCGTTTTTCGACTGTTAAAATCTTCTCAACCACAACTAGAAACCTTAGCCTTTTGGACTGGAGAAAAATGGTATGATCAGTTGGTTTATAAATTAGCCGGAACCCCTTGTGAGCAGGTAATTAAAATGGCTAAACTCTGTCATTTTAGCGATGATGTTCAAAGTTTATTTCCTGATGATCCAGAATTAGTGAAATTAGAAGCTCAAAGTTATTGGGGAATTCCTTTATTTGATTCTAACCGAGATATCATTGGGATATTAATTCTGATAGATACTCAAAATAAACAACTGAATGTTAGTCAAGAATCCATATTGAAAATTTTTGCGGATCGGGCGGGGGCTGAACTAGAACGACAATTAGCGGAAGAATTACTAGAATATCGCTCCCGAATGGATCACCTCCTCAGTCAGATTTCTCGACTCTTTATTAATGAAACAATAGACACGGCTATTCGTTATACCCTGCAAGAAGTAGGTCAATTTTTTCAATGTGATTGGACATTTATTTTTAATTGCCATTCTCAACTAACCCCCTGGGAAATTACCTCTCAATGGTGGCTAACAGAACAAAATAATGAATCCCATCAATATCCGGTTTTATCTTATCAAGCTGTTCCCTGGATTCATCAACAATTACAATACAAAAGAACTCAAATTTTAGCAATTTCCGACGTTGATAAATTTCCCCATTTCTTCCCCCCAGATCAAAAAACCCTTCGTTGTATTGGTTGTAAATCCCTAATTTTTATCCCGTTAATGAAATCAGGAAAAACTAAAGGATTCATGGGAATTATGAATTTCCATTCTGTGCAAGACTGGACATTAGAAACACAGAACTGGCTCAAATTAGTGGGAGAATTAATTGCCATTCGTCAAACAGCCCAAGAAACTCAACAAGCTTTAGAACGCAGTAAAACCCGCTATCAAAATTTAGCTGATAATATACCAGGTATGATTTATCAATTTATGCTGCATCCCGATGGTTCTATGAGTTTACCCTATGTGAGTTCAGGGTGTTGGGACTTATATGGATTATCCCCAGCCCAGGCGATGATTGATGTTCATCAGTTATTTGAAAAGGTTTATCCTGAAGATTTTCGGGGAGTTTTGAGTTCAATTTGTGATTCGGCGGAGAGTTTAAAACCTTGGAATTATACCTGGCGAATTATTACGCCTCAAGGTCAAATGAAATGGTTACAGGGAAATGCTCGTCCTGAACCTCAATCCGATGGTAGTATTTTATGGGATGGTTTAATTATTGATATTAGTAAAAATAAACAAGCAGAAATCCTCCTGGGGGAAACAGCCCAACGTCAACAAACCCTAGCCCGAATTATTGGTCGAATGCGGCAAACCCTGGATTCTGAAACTATTTTTACCACCGCAACTCAAGAACTTCGCTATGAATTAAAAAGCGATCGCGTGGCAATTTATCAGTTTAATTCTGAGGGTCAAGGTCAATTTATTGCAGAATCTTTCGCCTCTGGTTATCAACCCTTAATCTATCAATCTATTCAAGACTTCCATTATGATCCGAGTATTCTTGAGCCGGAAAATTGTGTTTTATCGAGTTTAAATCAGGAAGATCGGATTCAAGATACCTATTTACGAGATATTCAAGAGGGTGTGCATCGGGATGGTCTGAGTTATTTGTGTATTTCTGATATTTATCAAGCTGGTTTTCCCGATTGTTATCTACAATTGTTAGAACAGATGCAGGTAAAAGCCTATTTAATTGTTCCGATTTTCTGCCAAACTGTATCTGCGGCCGTTGAGTCTATTCCAGAAGGTTCCGCAGCCGCTCCGGCTGAGTTAAAATTGTGGGGACTGCTGGCTATCTATCAACATTCGAGTTCCCGTCAGTGGCAAGAATCAGAAATTAATTTAGTTGTACAAATTGGCGCTCAATTGGGAGTCGCACTGCAACAAGTGGCTTTATTAACTCATACCCAACAGCAATCGGTAGAACTCTGTCAAGCTAAAGAAGCCGCCGATGCCGCCAACCGGGCAAAAAGTGAATTTCTAGCGAATATGAGTCATGAATTACGCACGCCTCTGAATGCAATTTTAGGCTTTACTCAACTGATGAATCAAGATTCTAGCCTGAGTCAAGAACAACAAGAACAGATCAAAATTATTCATCGCAGTGGCAAACATTTATTAGCCTTAATTAACGATATTCTGGAGATGTCAAAGCTAGAAGCCGACCAGATTAGTTTGAATGAAACCAGCTTTGATTTATTTCATGGGTTAGATTATCTCCAAGATTTACTCAGCACAAAAGTTAAAGCTAGAGGATTAGAATTTGAGTTAATCCGCGCTCAGAATCTCCCGCAATGGATTATTGCGGATGAAAATAAACTCAGGCAAATTCTGTTAAATTGTTTAGGACATTTGATGAGTTGGACAGACACCGGAATCCTACAAGTTAGAGTTAAACCGATATTCCCGAAGACAGGGAGTTTTTCTACAACCGATCCATCCGATCTTACCAGTCAGGAGATTAAACTTGAATTTGAAATTGAAACCACAGTACCGAATCGGGAATCGGTAGAAATTCAGGATTTATTTCAACCTTTTACATCAATTCAACGGAGTCTAACCTTTCCAGAAGCACAAGATTTGAGTTTACCCATTAGCCAACAATTTCTACATTTGATGCAAGGAACTATCGTGATCGAACGTTCCTCAAATCAAGGGGTAAAATTAACTTTAGTGATTCCTGTCCAACTCGCAGAAACTCAACTAAACTATCAAGTTTCCTCCCCTGGGAAAATTATCGGCTTATCCCCGAATCAGCCCCATTATCGCCTGTTGGTGGTGGAGGATCAAATTTCCTGGCGTTGTCATCTGACTCAGTTGATCGAACAAATGGGGTTTGAGGTCAAGGAAGCCGAAAATGGTCATGACGCTTTAATCCTTCAGCGTGCTTGGAAACCCCACTTAATTTTGATGAAAATGTGGATGCCCATTTTGAGCGGTTATGAAGTGATTCAACGCATTCGTCAGGAGGAATTTCCCGTTGAAAGTTCAGAGGAGGGGTTAATCAACTCTCAAACCGAAGTTGATGGAGGACTCCCCCATCAAACGATTATTCTTGCCATGATCCCATCGGGATCACAGGAGGATAAACAGTTGGCTGTATCTGTTGGTTTTGATGATTTTTTGTGTACACCTTTTCCAGAGGATGAACTTTTGTACAAAATAAGTGAATATTTAAAGGTGCAGTATCAATATGCACCCGAATTGTTATCTCAACCGCCAGGATTTCTGACCCATTCCCAAAGCATCGCTCTGACTCCGCCTCTGGTTTTACCGACTGCGTTAGAGGTGATGCCTGCCGAATGGGTCGAACAACTCTATCATGCGGCGGCTCAATGTAGCGATCGCTTATTATTGCAACTCATTGATCAAATTCCCTCTGAATATCAAGCGATGGCTCAACATTTGAGTCATTTAGTGGATAACTTCCGCTTTGATCAGGTCATGGAATGGGCGAAACAGCCTGAAGATTCAGCGCAGGAAACATAATGATTGAGAAACAACCCGATACTTCCAGAGGAAATATTCTGATCATTGATGATAATCCTGAAAACTTGCGATTATTATCACGAATGTTGGTTCGGCGGGGGTATGAAGTTCGTCAAGCTATAAATGGAATAATCGCGTTAAGAGCGATTGAAATTCAGCAACCCGATATCATTTTATTAGATATTATGATGCCTCAGATGGATGGCTATGAGGTGTGTAAATGGATTAAAAATAATCCCCAAACAACTGAAATTCCAGTGATTTTTTTGAGTGCTTTGGATCAAGTTCAAGATAAACTTAAAGGCTTTGCGGCGGGGGCGGCGGATTATATTACTAAACCGTTTCAATTTGATGAAGTTTTAGTACGGGTTCAAAATCAACTATCGTTACAGTTTGCTCGCAAACAAATTGTAGAATTGAATACGGAATTAGAACAACGAGTGAAAGAACGCACTCAACAACTAGAAGATGTTCATGCTCAACTGCTGAAAAAAGCACTTTATGATGAGTTGACGGCTTTACCGAATCGAGTTTTATTTATTCAACGCTTAGAAGCCACTGTTCAAGAGTTACAAGCAAATCCGAATATTCAGTTTGCTGTTTTATTTTTAGATTGCGATCGCTTTAAAGTAATTAATGATTCTTTGGGACATTCTGTTGGAGATCAATTATTAATTGCTATTGCCCAACGTTTACAATCTTCTTTACCCAATGTTGATATTTTAGCTCGATTTGGAGGAGATGAATTTGCAATTTTATTAACGAATTTAACTCAACCTGAAATAGCTATTGAAATGGCTGAAAAAATTATTGAGATTTTATCTCAACCTTTTTCGATTCTATCCTATCCGATTTATATTAATGCCAGTATTGGAGTTGCCTACAGTCAACCAGACTATACCCGACCGGAACAAATTTTACGCGATGTCGATACGGCGATGTATCGGGCAAAATCACGGGGAACTTCCTGTTATCAAGTTTTTGATTCCTCGATGTATCAAAATGCCTTATCGTTTTTACAGCTTGATACGGATCTTCGCACCGCAATTAAAGAACAACAATTTCGGGTGAATTATCAACCGATTATTGCTTTGAAAACAGGTAAAATTGTCGGTTTTGAAGCATTAGTTTGTTGGCATCATCCTCAACGGGGTTTAGTCCCTCCGGGCGATTTTATCCCCGTCGCAGAAGAAACAGGTTTAATTACAGAAATTGGCTATTGGGTTTTGCGACAAGCGGGAGAACAAATTTATCATTGGCAACAACAATTTACTGATATTCCTTTAACGATTAGTATTAATCTCACCCCTCGACAATTTACCCAAGGTAACTTAATTGCTCAACTGGATGAAATTATTCGGGAGACTCATCTCAATTCCCGGTCTTTAAAATTAGAAATTAAAGAAAGTGCGATTATGGATAATCTCAAAACTGCACAGATTATTTTAAATCAGTTACGACAACGAGAAATTCAACTCAGTCTTGATGACTTTGGGACGGGATATTCTTCTTTGAGTTATCTGCATTCGTTTCCCGTTGATACTTTGAAAATTGATCGCTCTTTTATTCAAGGGTTAGATGAAATTCCCCAAAAATTAGGCTTAGTTCCTGTGATTATTAATATTGCTCAAAAGATGGGAATGAATGTGATTGCAGAAGGCATCGAAACCGCTCACCAATTAGCGCAATTAAGACAATTAAATTGTGATTTTGGTCAAGGGTATTTCTTCTCACAACCGTTAAATCCTGAACAAGCCGTTAATTTACTATTATCATTCCCGCAATGGTAATTAATCAGTTATCAGTTATCAGTTATCAGTTATCAGTTATCAGTTCCCTGTTCCCTGTTCCCTGTTCCCTGTTCCCTGTTCCCTGCTAATTTAATAATTTCATTTAACGAGTAATATCAATTTTAATTTTTCCGCTAAAATCAGGAATTGGGGGGACAGGTTTAGTTAACTGTACCCGCACTTTTTCAACTAACGGTTGTTGTAATAAGGTGTCTGCTATTTCGGCTGCTAATCGTTCTAAAAGGGCAAATTTCTGAGTTTTAATAATATTCTCAACAGTGGTAATTGTGTGGCGATAATCGATAGTATCTGCGATCGCATCACTATTTCCGGCGGGTCTTAAATCCAACCACAAGGTCACATCCACCTCAAACCACTGTCCTAACACCTGTTCTTCGGGTAAATACCCCGTATAACCGTAGCTGCGAATCCCTGAAATCTGGATTGAGTCCATCATGGCTAAATTAATATGACATTTTCCAAGGGATATGTTATACTATTAAAAGTGTGGGTATGTAGCTCAGTGGATAGAGCATCAGGTTCCGGTCCTGAGGGTCGGGGGTTCGAGTCCCTCCATACTCGTTAAGTGTTAAGTGTTGTACAGTGAGACTTTCACCCTGAGCATCAGTACCTAAACCTGATGCTCTATGCCACTGCATGACTGAATTTAACTTTAAATTATCCTAACTAGCCTAGAAAAACCTCAGCAGGTTAGTCTTTACAATTTCTTTGTGTCTTTGTGTCTTTGTGGTTAAATTAAAGCTTAACCCTTGTCAAGATACCTACGGGAACTTCTATATAATAAAATACTTTTAATCTAATGGAAGATTTACTCAGTCCCTTCCCTTTATTAATTCTAATCTCAGTTTAGGAGGAACAATTCCCTTTGTCAAGGAAAATAAACTTAATACTCTTTGTTATCTAAAAATTCGCGTAACCGCATTAAATTAATCGTTTGGCCCAAATTTAACGGTAATACAGAAATTCCTTCTAAGCGAGATTGTACCCAACCTTCTCCCCAATACCACTCATGAAACCCATCAATTCCGCGACTTAATAACAGTCTTAAACAGTTGGGTTGGGCGACATCAACATAATGTTCAATCGAGATCGGGCCGAGGGAACTGGTAAAGGTTAATCCGGGTTGAAATTGTTCAGGAAGTCCAGAGTTAAATTGTTGAGGCCATAACCACTGTTGTAACTGACTTGGACGCATTAAGCTGTCTCGAATATCAGTTTCTTTAGCATTGATTTCAATACGAAGACTACTCTGTTGAAACGTACCCAGCATAATAATTTCACAAGTTTAAATAACTGTATCACTCATTCTATCAAAAACATCTTCTACTGACACCCAACACCCTAGTTAACAGATCATGTTGCCTGTTTCACACACCCTAGGTTAACAGGCAAGATGCCTGTTCCACACGACACCCGATAAAATAGCAGCAGGTACAAATTGTTAAAAACTGTAAACATGGCAGATCAACTCATTCGAGCAACGGCCGCTGATGGGGGAATTCGGGCTGTAGGCGTGATTACCACCCGTCTGACGGAAGAAGCGAGACAACGACACAAACTGTCTTATGTAGCAACCGCAGCGTTAGGGCGAACCATGGCCGCGGGGTTGCTGTTAGCATCAAATATGAAGCGGGCAGAGTCCAGAGTCAATATCCGCATCAAAGGCGATGGGCCCTTGGGAGGAGTCTTAGTAGATGCGGGGTTAAATGGCACTGTCCGGGGTTATGTCGATTATCCTGATATCGAACTTCCCCCCAATTCCCTCGGAAAATTAGATGTCGGGGGTGCTATTGGTGACAAAGGTTATGTGCGGGTGGTGCGAGATGTCGGTTATGGCTATCCCTATACCAGTACCGTTGAATTAGTGTCGGGTGAAATTGGCGATGACATCACCCACTATTTAGCGAATTCCGAACAAACACCTTCTGCTTTAGTATTAGGGGTATTTGTTGATAAAGAAGGAGTGCAAGCTGCTGGAGGTTTATTATTACAAATCTTGCCAAAAGCGGCAATGAATGAAGAACTGATTACTAAATTAGAATCCCGTGTGGGGAGTTTATTGGGATTTACACCTTTGTTGAGAGAACATAAAACCTTACCCGATATTTTCCAAGAATTATTAGCAGATATGGGGTTAGTAATTTTACCCGAATCTCAACTGGTTCGCTTTGATTGTAGTTGTTCCTTTGAACGGGTATTAGGAGCCTTAAAAATGTTCGGAACAGAAGAACTCCAAGATATGATTCACAAAGATAATGGCGCTGAAGCCAAATGTGAATTCTGCGGGGAAATGTATCATGCCAATTCCGACCATCTTAGCCAACTAATTGAAGATTTACGCATTCAACCTGAACCCCCAGAAGTGCGGAAAAATTCTATTTTATTTTGAAGGGGTGTTAGCCGTTGACCGTTGGCTGTTGACCGTTGACAGTTGGCTGTTGGCGGTTGACCGTTGGCTGTTAGCAAGCGAGGACACTTCCCTGCTTCCCCTGCTTTCCTTGCTGTTTCAACATCAGCAATGGTATAACACGTAAACAACCGGAGCCAGGTCACGCCCCGTGCTTTCAAGCTGGGGAAGTTTAAACGAAGAACTCCCTCCTGTCTTCTTTCTCGATTCCTGGGGGTAAAATTTTAGTTTGCTTCAAGCTGTTTGGGTGAATTGTGATGAGTGAAAACCAAGAACAACAAAGTCAAAGCCAATCCTCTAATACTACTGCCTCCGGGAATCCTCCCCAAATTCCGATTCGTTCCCTGGTTAGGAAAAGTCGCGCTGAGTGGCTAAAGGAACTTTGCACGAGTTTGGAAGTTGGTAACACCCAACAACCCACTCCCGATGAAACTCCTAATTCCTCTGAGTTGCCAAAAACAGCCAGTCAAATCGTTCTTTATCAACAGCCTCCAGCGTCATCTTCTCCTCAACCCGAAAAACGCAAACGCTTTGTTTTACCAAAAACGATTCCGTCCAGCTTAATTCCTCTGGTACTCTCGTTATTGATTTTAGTTCCCGGTGGTATTGGCGTCTTAGCAGTGGGTCTGTTGTTTCGCTTGCCCGCTTTACCCAATTGTCCTAAAATTTTCTGGCCAGTGGCGTCTGCTTCCCTACGGTTATATTGTGCAGAATCCGCCGCGAATAAACAAACCGTTGAAGATTTATTAGTAGCAATTGATTTAGTCAATAGTTTACCCAAAGATCATCCCCTGCGGCCTGAAATCAATCGCCAAATTGAACGCTGGTCAATGGAGATTTTGAATTTGGCTGAGGAGATGTTTCAAGCCGGACAACTTCCAGAAGCCATTGCTGCTGCTGAAAAAACCCCTGAACATACCCCGGCTGCTGCCCAAGTTTCTAAACGGATTGATCAATGGAACTCGATTTGGGAAGAAGCGGAAGAATTCTATCAGAAAACTGAGGATTTAATGCGAAAAGAAAGTCTAAATTTAGCGTTTAAACAAGCGACATTATTATTGAATTTAGGGAATAATTATTGGGCTACTACCAAATATCAAGAACTGACGGATTTTATTGCCATTGCCCGTGAAGATAGCCAAAAATTAGCCAAAGCTAGAAGTTTAATTGAACAGGGCAGTTTAGATAATTTGGTAGCGGCAACAAAGTTAATTGATCAACTTTCTACAGACAGTTATTTACAGGAGGCCGGACAAAAAGAAATTACTAGCATCAGCAATAAAATTATGGCGTTGGCGGAAGAAACCCTGAAAAATGGCAATTGGCAAGAAGCCATTAATATTGCTAATAAAATCCCCAGTAGTGGCAATTTACAAGAAAATATCAAAGATTTTGTGATCATCGCCCAAGCCCATGCTCCGGCTTTATTAGATACCGTTGCGGGCTTAAAAGATGCGATCGTCCAAACCCAAAAAATCGGTCGAGATCGCCCCCTCTATCAAAAAGCCCAGGAATATATTCGCAATTGGCAAGGATCAATTGACGATGTTGCTACCTTAGAACGGGCGCGACAATTGGCTCAACCCGGCGGCGTCAACGATCTCAGAGCCGCCATCGCCCAAGTCCAGACCATTCCCGCCTCAAACCCTCGTGGACAGGAAGCGAAAACACAACAGGTGAGTTGGACACGTCGGATCGAGGAAATAGAAGATAAACCCTTATTAGACATGGCGGAACAATTGGCCAGTTTTGGCGATCCCGATTCCCTTAAACAAGCCATCGCCCAAGCTCAAAAAATCGGTCGCGGACGTACCTTATATGAAAATGCTCAAAATCAGATTGCCGAATGGACAGATCGCAGTCAACGATTAGAATATCAACCTATCTTAGATCGGGCAGAACAGTTAGCCTCTGAAGGCAATTATGCCGAGGCGATCGCCCAAGCGCAACAAATCAACTCTGGTATCGTATTATACAACACCGCCAATAGCAAAATTCGTCAATGGAAAACCCAACTGCGCGATCTCGAAAATCTCCAAAATTCAGAAACTCTAGCAGCACCAGGTACCCCAGATTCCTACGTTGCTGCGATTAAAATGGCCAATCAAGTCTCTAATTCCAGTGGATTACGATCACAAGTCGATCAACTGATTGATCAATGGAGTCAAAATTTATTGCAACTGGGTTTAGATCAATCAACTTATGATATTCCTGGGGCGATCGCCATCTTAAAGAAAATTCCCTCCCGCAGTAGTGCTTATTCCCAAGCTCAANAACTTTGGCAACAATTTTTCTATACTTTTGTCTTGACTTACTTCCTTTTTGTTTATGGGCTAACTTTTGCTGTTTGCGTTTGAGGTTTTTCTCATGCTTGGCAAGGTGTTTAGGATTATCGTATTTAAAAACCTT
Proteins encoded in this window:
- a CDS encoding PAS domain S-box protein, giving the protein MKPEYQAVNILIIDDSAINLKYLGKLLSLQGYQVQLANSGELGLKMALDSFPDLIILDIMMPGLDGYQVCQQLKADSRTQQIPVIFVSVIEEVSEKVKAFQIGGADYLTKPLQKDEILARIHHQLTIQSLHRQLKAQNLQLKAEIQTREQLEEKFSKVFLNSPNPISLITYPEGCFLDVNPSFLQTFGYQRSEIIGQREVDLNLWVNSEDEHLLKQQFQRGKPIHNQVIQQRTQTGNIKTLLLSAELIILEQKTCILSIINDISELESALKERQQAEEALRKSEKKYRNLVETSHDIIWSVNLKGCYTFVNPVVYTLMGYEPKEVIGRLFSHFVPLDQVSYVQRVFQPILAGQSLVRQHLINVSKDGKWVHLLVNAFPVYNAHGDVIGITGTASDITEQKTTERALQLIVEGTASKTGQEFFRSCVYYLSEVLQVRYAGVFRLLKSSQPQLETLAFWTGEKWYDQLVYKLAGTPCEQVIKMAKLCHFSDDVQSLFPDDPELVKLEAQSYWGIPLFDSNRDIIGILILIDTQNKQLNVSQESILKIFADRAGAELERQLAEELLEYRSRMDHLLSQISRLFINETIDTAIRYTLQEVGQFFQCDWTFIFNCHSQLTPWEITSQWWLTEQNNESHQYPVLSYQAVPWIHQQLQYKRTQILAISDVDKFPHFFPPDQKTLRCIGCKSLIFIPLMKSGKTKGFMGIMNFHSVQDWTLETQNWLKLVGELIAIRQTAQETQQALERSKTRYQNLADNIPGMIYQFMLHPDGSMSLPYVSSGCWDLYGLSPAQAMIDVHQLFEKVYPEDFRGVLSSICDSAESLKPWNYTWRIITPQGQMKWLQGNARPEPQSDGSILWDGLIIDISKNKQAEILLGETAQRQQTLARIIGRMRQTLDSETIFTTATQELRYELKSDRVAIYQFNSEGQGQFIAESFASGYQPLIYQSIQDFHYDPSILEPENCVLSSLNQEDRIQDTYLRDIQEGVHRDGLSYLCISDIYQAGFPDCYLQLLEQMQVKAYLIVPIFCQTVSAAVESIPEGSAAAPAELKLWGLLAIYQHSSSRQWQESEINLVVQIGAQLGVALQQVALLTHTQQQSVELCQAKEAADAANRAKSEFLANMSHELRTPLNAILGFTQLMNQDSSLSQEQQEQIKIIHRSGKHLLALINDILEMSKLEADQISLNETSFDLFHGLDYLQDLLSTKVKARGLEFELIRAQNLPQWIIADENKLRQILLNCLGHLMSWTDTGILQVRVKPIFPKTGSFSTTDPSDLTSQEIKLEFEIETTVPNRESVEIQDLFQPFTSIQRSLTFPEAQDLSLPISQQFLHLMQGTIVIERSSNQGVKLTLVIPVQLAETQLNYQVSSPGKIIGLSPNQPHYRLLVVEDQISWRCHLTQLIEQMGFEVKEAENGHDALILQRAWKPHLILMKMWMPILSGYEVIQRIRQEEFPVESSEEGLINSQTEVDGGLPHQTIILAMIPSGSQEDKQLAVSVGFDDFLCTPFPEDELLYKISEYLKVQYQYAPELLSQPPGFLTHSQSIALTPPLVLPTALEVMPAEWVEQLYHAAAQCSDRLLLQLIDQIPSEYQAMAQHLSHLVDNFRFDQVMEWAKQPEDSAQET
- a CDS encoding putative bifunctional diguanylate cyclase/phosphodiesterase, whose amino-acid sequence is MIEKQPDTSRGNILIIDDNPENLRLLSRMLVRRGYEVRQAINGIIALRAIEIQQPDIILLDIMMPQMDGYEVCKWIKNNPQTTEIPVIFLSALDQVQDKLKGFAAGAADYITKPFQFDEVLVRVQNQLSLQFARKQIVELNTELEQRVKERTQQLEDVHAQLLKKALYDELTALPNRVLFIQRLEATVQELQANPNIQFAVLFLDCDRFKVINDSLGHSVGDQLLIAIAQRLQSSLPNVDILARFGGDEFAILLTNLTQPEIAIEMAEKIIEILSQPFSILSYPIYINASIGVAYSQPDYTRPEQILRDVDTAMYRAKSRGTSCYQVFDSSMYQNALSFLQLDTDLRTAIKEQQFRVNYQPIIALKTGKIVGFEALVCWHHPQRGLVPPGDFIPVAEETGLITEIGYWVLRQAGEQIYHWQQQFTDIPLTISINLTPRQFTQGNLIAQLDEIIRETHLNSRSLKLEIKESAIMDNLKTAQIILNQLRQREIQLSLDDFGTGYSSLSYLHSFPVDTLKIDRSFIQGLDEIPQKLGLVPVIINIAQKMGMNVIAEGIETAHQLAQLRQLNCDFGQGYFFSQPLNPEQAVNLLLSFPQW
- the folB gene encoding dihydroneopterin aldolase, with protein sequence MDSIQISGIRSYGYTGYLPEEQVLGQWFEVDVTLWLDLRPAGNSDAIADTIDYRHTITTVENIIKTQKFALLERLAAEIADTLLQQPLVEKVRVQLTKPVPPIPDFSGKIKIDITR
- the hslO gene encoding Hsp33 family molecular chaperone HslO, whose product is MADQLIRATAADGGIRAVGVITTRLTEEARQRHKLSYVATAALGRTMAAGLLLASNMKRAESRVNIRIKGDGPLGGVLVDAGLNGTVRGYVDYPDIELPPNSLGKLDVGGAIGDKGYVRVVRDVGYGYPYTSTVELVSGEIGDDITHYLANSEQTPSALVLGVFVDKEGVQAAGGLLLQILPKAAMNEELITKLESRVGSLLGFTPLLREHKTLPDIFQELLADMGLVILPESQLVRFDCSCSFERVLGALKMFGTEELQDMIHKDNGAEAKCEFCGEMYHANSDHLSQLIEDLRIQPEPPEVRKNSILF